A part of Gouania willdenowi chromosome 2, fGouWil2.1, whole genome shotgun sequence genomic DNA contains:
- the f7l gene encoding coagulation factor VII isoform X2 codes for MFACRVQNDVCLQPLIRTNMASVSEQSKCLFFVLFLASVPECTGTSRGSVFVKKPDASGFLQRSRRANFFLEEFKQGNLERECMEEKCSYEEAKEIFAQPQQLENFWRTYTAVDQCLSSPCKNGATCTRHVHSYVCKCRPGFHGSNCDKVRATSHGCRYKNGRCEHFCRELPDQPHVCFCAPGYKLDRDNSSCQPQGEHDLDEEERTEQRRRVMRVVVHPSYNQTNSDSDLAMLKLQRPIRLGPHALPVCLPAINSTFSRTLASVRVSIVSGWGRVAQHGAASRLLQRAVLPRVPLQECRRHTRLDVTRNMMCAGLRGGGRDACEGDSGGPLVTRYRRTWFLTGVVSWGRGCAQENTYGVYAKVSNYLSWILEVMATG; via the exons ATGTTTGCGTGCAGAGTTCAAAATGACGTCTGTTTGCAACCTTTGATCAGAACAAACATGGCGTCCGTCAGTGAACAAAGCAAATGTCTCTTCTTCGTCCTCTTCCTCGCTTCTGTCCCAGAATGCACTGGGACCTCAAGAG GAAGTGTGTTTGTGAAGAAACCGGACGCGAGCGGTTTTCTTCAACGCAGTCGTCGGGCGAACTTTTTTctggaggagtttaaacagggGAATCTGGAGCGCGAGTGCATGGAGGAGAAATGCTCGTATGAGGAAGCGAAGGAAATCTTTGCTCAGCCGCAGCAGCTG GAGAACTTCTGGAGAACGTACACAG CTGTCGACCAATGTTTATCGTCTCCGTGTAAAAATGGTGCAACGTGCACCCGTCACGTGCACAGCTACGTTTGCAAATGTCGACCGGGTTTCCACGGTTCCAACTGCGACAAAG TGCGTGCGACGTCGCATGGCTGTCGCTATAAAAATGGAAGGTGTGAGCATTTCTGCCGAGAGCTGCCGGATCAACCGCACGTGTGTTTCTGTGCTCCGGGATACAAGCTGGACCGTGACAACAGTAGCTGTCAACCCCAAG GTGAGCACGACCTGGACGAGGAGGAGCGTACGGAGCAGCGTCGGCGTGTGATGCGCGTGGTGGTTCACCCCTCCTACAACCAAACCAACTCCGACAGTGATTTAGCGATGCTGAAGCTGCAGCGGCCAATCAGACTCGGACCCCACGCACTGCCCGTCTGCCTTCCTGCCATTAACAGCACGTTCTCTCGCACGCTGGCTTCCGTGCGCGTCTCCATCGTATCCGGATGGGGCCGAGTGGCGCAGCACGGCGCCGCGTCGCGCCTGCTGCAGCGAGCGGTGCTGCCGCGCGTGCCGCTGCAAGAGTGTCGGCGCCACACGCGACTGGACGTGACGCGGAACATGATGTGCGCAGGACTGCGCGGCGGCGGCCGCGACGCCTGTGAGGGCGACAGCGGTGGCCCGCTGGTTACACGATACAGACGGACGTGGTTTCTGACAGGCGTGGTGAGCTGGGGACGCGGCTGCGCTCAGGAAAACACGTACGGAGTTTACGCCAAGGTGAGCAACTACCTGAGCTGGATCCTGGAGGTCATGGCGACGGGATAA
- the pcid2 gene encoding PCI domain-containing protein 2 → MAHITINQYLQQLVESVENRDGLFCSELLSFKHPHVANPRLQLQSPEEKCQQVLEPPYDEMVAAHLRCTYAVANHDFVEAYKFQTLVVQSFLRAFQSHKEENWALPIMFAVTLDLRIFANNAEQQQMKKGKGHPGEMLEKAAEQLMSCFRVCASDNRAGIEDSKKWGMMFLSNQLFKIYFKINKLHLCKPLIRAIDSSNLKNDYSPAQKVTYKYYVGRKAMFDGDFKPAEEFLSFSFHHCHRSSQKNKRMILIYLLPVKMLLGHMPTPQLLRKYDLLQFADVTKAVSEGNLLLLNESLSKHESFFIRCGIFLILEKLKIITYRNLFKRVYLLLRTHQLPLDAFLVSLRMMKVEDVDVDEVQCILANLIYMGHIKGYISHQHQKLVVSKQNPFPPLSSIC, encoded by the exons ATGGCTCACATCACCATCAATCAGTATCTGCAGCAG CTCGTGGAGTCTGTGGAAAATCGTGatggtttgttttgttctgaGCTGCTGTCGTTCAAACATCCACATGTTGCAAATCCACGGCtacag ctgCAGAGTCCAGAGGAAAAGTGTCAGCAGGTTCTGGAGCCTCCGTACGATGAGATGGTTGCAGCTCACCTCAG gtgTACGTATGCTGTGGCCAATCACGACTTCGTTGAGGCGTACAAGTTTCAGACGCTCGTCGTCCA GTCGTTTCTTCGAGCTTTTCAGTCACACAAAGAGGAAAACTG ggcGTTGCCTATCATGTTTGCGGTTACGCTGGATCTTCGGATATTTGCCAACAAC gcggAGCAGCAGCAGATGAAAAAGGGCAAAGGTCACCCTGGAGAAATGCTAGAAAAAGCTGCAGAACAACTGATGAGCTGCTTCAGAGTCTGTGCCAGTGACAA TCGTGCAGGTATCGAGGACTCCAAAAAATGGGGGATGATGTTTTTGAGCAACCAGCTGTTTAAAATCTACTTCAAG atcaaTAAGCTCCATCTGTGTAAACCTTTGATCCGAGCCATCGACAGCTCCAACCTGAAGAACGACTACAGTCCAGCTCAGAAGGTCACCTACAAGTACTACGTGGGACGAAAGGCCATGTTTGACGGCGACTTCAAGCCAG CGGAGGAGTTCCTGTCCTTCTCTTTCCATCACTGTCATCGATCCAGTCAGAAGAACAAGAGGATGATTCTCATCTACCTGCTGCCTGTCAAGATGCTACTG GGTCACATGCCGACTCCTCAGCTCCTCAGAAAGTACGACCTTCTCCAGTTTGCCGACGTCACCAAGGCTGTGAG tgagggaaacctgctgctgctgaatgAATCTCTGTCCAAACACGAGTCGTTCTTCATCCGTTGTGGGATTTTCCTGATTCTGGAGAAGTTGAAGATCATCACCTACAGAAACCTCTTCAAGAGAGT gtACCTGCTGCTGAGGACCCATCAGCTGCCTCTGGATGCTTTCCTGGTGTCTCTGAGGATGATGAAGGTGGAGGACGTGGATGTGGACGAGGTTCAGTGTATTCTGGCTAATCTCATCTACATG GGTCACATCAAAGGTTACATCTCCCACCAACACCAGAAGCTTGTGGTCAGTAAACAGAACCCTTTCCCTCCTCTGTCCTCTATTTGCTAG
- the LOC114478955 gene encoding T-box transcription factor TBX19 has protein sequence MKVEGQQQVGESDSAAGCGVACSSVLADGCVSRLLSAVESELQAGREKGDPTERELRVILEDADLWRKFQNITNEMIVTKNGRRMFPVLRLSVSGLNPSSMYSFLLDFVPSDGCRWKFVNGEWMSAGRADARGEGRSHGGIYIHPDSPNFGAHWMKAAVTFNKVKLTNKANTGGQIMLNSLHKYEPQLHIVCVGSRHRLVCNVSFKETQFIAVTAYQNEEITALKIKYNPFAKAFLDAKERHPGGRSLPESTDSRGGAPSCWSLCSAGGGGAFPYGGGLPLTSHHHGYKHHGYPGRHTPYPTTTYLQHRTHSSGVHVLSDGWSSTPSSSQAPPPPPHTSSQCFWTVGCGDLSPSHSPCASLHGPISSESLMQPANHGRGGGTSWPPGSTPSF, from the exons ATGAAGGTGGAGGGTCAGCAGCAGGTAGGGGAATCTGATTCGGCGGCCGGATGTGGAGTGGCGTGCAGTTCGGTCCTGGCCGACGGCTGCGTGTCTCGCCTGCTGAGCGCCGTGGAAAGCGAGCTCCAGGCCGGGCGAGAAAAGGGTGACCCGACGGAACGAGAGCTTCGAGTGATCCTGGAGGACGCAGACCTGTGGAGGAAGTTTCAGAACATCACCAACGAGATGATCGTCACCAAGAATGGCCG AAGGATGTTTCCTGTGCTGAGGCTCAGCGTCTCCGGTTTGAATCCCAGCTCCATGTATTCCTTCTTGCTGGATTTTGTCCCGTCTGACGGCTGTCGCTGGAAGTTTGTGAACGGGGAGTGGATGTCTGCCGGTCGGGCGGATGCACGCGGCGAGGGGCGGAGCCACGGGGGGATCTATATCCACCCTGACTCCCCCAACTTTGGAGCCCATTGGATGAAGGCTGCAGTGACCTTCAACAAGGTCAAACTCACCAACAAGGCTAACACCGGAGGACAG atcaTGTTGAACTCGCTCCATAAGTACGAGCCTCAGCTTCATATCGTGTGTGTGGGTTCACGGCACCGCCTCGTCTGCAACGTGTCCTTCAAAGAGACGCAGTTCATCGCAGTCACCGCCTACCAGAACGAAGAG ATCACAGCCCTGAAGATCAAGTACAACCCATTTGCTAAAGCCTTTTTGGACGCCAAAGAAAG ACACCCAGGGGGGCGGAGCTTACCAGAGTCTACAGACAGCCGGGGCGGAGCTCCGTCCT GTTGGTCGTTGTGTTCAGccggagggggcggagctttcCCGTACGGTGGGGGTCTACCGTTGACGTcacatcaccatggttacaaaCACCACGGTTACCCTGGGAGACATACACCTTACCCTACAACCACATACCTGCAACACCGCACACACTCCTCAG gtgTTCATGTGTTATCAGATGGGTGGAGCTCCACCCCCTCTTCCTctcaagctcctcctcctcctcctcacaccTCCAG tcagtgttTCTGGACGGTAGGGTGTGGTGAtttaagcccctcccactcacCATGTGCGTCTCTACATGGACCAATCAGCAGTGAGAGTCTCATGCAGCCAGCGAATCATGGTCGAGGAGGTGGGACAAGCTGGCCCCCAGGCTCCACCCCCTCCTTTTAA
- the f7l gene encoding coagulation factor VII isoform X1, giving the protein MFACRVQNDVCLQPLIRTNMASVSEQSKCLFFVLFLASVPECTGTSRGSVFVKKPDASGFLQRSRRANFFLEEFKQGNLERECMEEKCSYEEAKEIFAQPQQLENFWRTYTAVDQCLSSPCKNGATCTRHVHSYVCKCRPGFHGSNCDKVRATSHGCRYKNGRCEHFCRELPDQPHVCFCAPGYKLDRDNSSCQPQEEVVCGRPLIHFAPRVVNGQICPKGHCPWQALLTENDVFICGAVVLSDQWFVTAAHCVWKKSASVFTVTVGEHDLDEEERTEQRRRVMRVVVHPSYNQTNSDSDLAMLKLQRPIRLGPHALPVCLPAINSTFSRTLASVRVSIVSGWGRVAQHGAASRLLQRAVLPRVPLQECRRHTRLDVTRNMMCAGLRGGGRDACEGDSGGPLVTRYRRTWFLTGVVSWGRGCAQENTYGVYAKVSNYLSWILEVMATG; this is encoded by the exons ATGTTTGCGTGCAGAGTTCAAAATGACGTCTGTTTGCAACCTTTGATCAGAACAAACATGGCGTCCGTCAGTGAACAAAGCAAATGTCTCTTCTTCGTCCTCTTCCTCGCTTCTGTCCCAGAATGCACTGGGACCTCAAGAG GAAGTGTGTTTGTGAAGAAACCGGACGCGAGCGGTTTTCTTCAACGCAGTCGTCGGGCGAACTTTTTTctggaggagtttaaacagggGAATCTGGAGCGCGAGTGCATGGAGGAGAAATGCTCGTATGAGGAAGCGAAGGAAATCTTTGCTCAGCCGCAGCAGCTG GAGAACTTCTGGAGAACGTACACAG CTGTCGACCAATGTTTATCGTCTCCGTGTAAAAATGGTGCAACGTGCACCCGTCACGTGCACAGCTACGTTTGCAAATGTCGACCGGGTTTCCACGGTTCCAACTGCGACAAAG TGCGTGCGACGTCGCATGGCTGTCGCTATAAAAATGGAAGGTGTGAGCATTTCTGCCGAGAGCTGCCGGATCAACCGCACGTGTGTTTCTGTGCTCCGGGATACAAGCTGGACCGTGACAACAGTAGCTGTCAACCCCAAG AGGAAGTGGTTTGCGGTCGACCACTGATACATTTTGCTCCTCGGGTGGTGAACGGACAGATCTGCCCCAAAGGACACTGTCCGTGGCAG GCGTTGTTGACGGAGAACGACGTGTTCATCTGCGGGGCCGTCGTTCTGTCCGATCAGTGGTTCGTGACGGCTGCGCACTGTGTATGGAAGAAGTCTGCCTCAGTTTTCACCGTCACTGTTG GTGAGCACGACCTGGACGAGGAGGAGCGTACGGAGCAGCGTCGGCGTGTGATGCGCGTGGTGGTTCACCCCTCCTACAACCAAACCAACTCCGACAGTGATTTAGCGATGCTGAAGCTGCAGCGGCCAATCAGACTCGGACCCCACGCACTGCCCGTCTGCCTTCCTGCCATTAACAGCACGTTCTCTCGCACGCTGGCTTCCGTGCGCGTCTCCATCGTATCCGGATGGGGCCGAGTGGCGCAGCACGGCGCCGCGTCGCGCCTGCTGCAGCGAGCGGTGCTGCCGCGCGTGCCGCTGCAAGAGTGTCGGCGCCACACGCGACTGGACGTGACGCGGAACATGATGTGCGCAGGACTGCGCGGCGGCGGCCGCGACGCCTGTGAGGGCGACAGCGGTGGCCCGCTGGTTACACGATACAGACGGACGTGGTTTCTGACAGGCGTGGTGAGCTGGGGACGCGGCTGCGCTCAGGAAAACACGTACGGAGTTTACGCCAAGGTGAGCAACTACCTGAGCTGGATCCTGGAGGTCATGGCGACGGGATAA
- the LOC114473919 gene encoding coagulation factor VII-like, translating to MLTLLTGTTATVCPETPRAHGGGRTNFVSVSDETTTAAMKLGLFVTFVTFVLNLQSSRTFSVFVDSGPAHQVLVRPRRANSGWLEELQMGDLKRECLEEKCSYEEAREVFEHNELTDEFWKMYNVPQSCLSNPCLNGGSCSAQPSSYTCLCLPNFSGLNCELERKSESDSCLLENGGCEHFCDENVDGRRLSCSCAAGYNLHQDGRNCIPRGSIVCGTVPVLQKKKKEEELLRIVGGVECPKGECPWQVLLVANGKGFCGGAIVHPVWILTASHCLEDYTAQQLSIVAGEHNVVEHEGTEQTLRVDRLIMHENYKKSTADNDIALLHLVEPIVYTPYAVPICLPTRTLADRELWAVRLHTVSGWGRRSENGPTSTLLRRLKVPRIRTQDCVERSGVTLTANMFCAGYIEGREDSCKGDSGGPLVTQYGNTSFLLGVVSWGRGCAQPGNYGIYTRVSNYLPWIHQHTHIHTHQHHNDTTHNHTAESAKNNTSI from the exons ATGCTAACTCTGCTAACAGGGACAACGGCGACAGTCTGTCCTGAG acACCCAGAGCACACGGGGGAGGTCGGACAAACTTCGTCAGTGTCTCTGATGAAACCACGACAGCCGCCATGAAGCTCGGACTCTTCGTCACCTTCGTCACCTTCGTCTTGAACCTGCAGAGCAGCAGAACGTTCTCAG TGTTTGTGGACTCTGGTCCGGCCCATCAGGTGCTGGTTCGGCCCCGCAGGGCCAACTCGGGCTGGCTAGAGGAGCTGCAGATGGGCGACCTGAAGAGAGAATGTTTGGAGGAGAAATGTTCCTATGAAGAAGCTCGAGAAGTGTTTGAGCACAACGAGCTGACG GACGAGTTCTGGAAGATGTACAACG TCCCACAGAGCTGTCTTTCTAATCCGTGTCTGAACGGCGGCAGCTGCTCCGCTCAGCCGTCGTCGTACACGTGTTTGTGTCTGCCCAACTTCAGCGGACTCAACTGTGAACTCG AGCGAAAGTCTGAGTCTGACAGCTGTCTGCTGGAAAACGGAGGCTGCGAACATTTCTGTGACGAAAACGTGGATGGACGAAGACTCAGCTGCTCCTGTGCTGCAGGTTACAATCTGCACCAGGACGGACGGAACTGCATCCCTCGAG GGTCTATTGTGTGTGGAACGGTTCCCGTtttgcagaagaagaagaaggaggaggagcttctgCGGATCGTGGGCGGAGTCGAGTGTCCCAAAGGTGAATGTCCGTGGCAG GTGCTCCTGGTAGCCAATGGTAAAGGTTTCTGTGGTGGAGCTATAGTCCATCCTGTGTGGATCCTCACCGCCTCACACTGCCTGGAGGACTACACGGCTCAGCAACTCAGCATTGTTGCAG GCGAACACAACGTGGTGGAACACGAGGGCACGGAGCAGACGCTGAGGGTCGATCGACTCATAATGCACGAAAACTACAAGAAAAGCACGGCCGACAATGACATCGCGCTGCTGCATTTGGTGGAACCCATCGTCTACACGCCGTACGCCGTCCCCATCTGCCTGCCAACGCGCACGTTGGCCGACCGTGAGCTCTGGGCGGTGCGGCTGCACACGGTGAGCGGCTGGGGGAGACGCAGCGAGAACGGGCCCACTTCCACGCTGCTGCGTCGCCTAAAG GTTCCTCGTATCCGGACACAGGACTGCGTAGAGCGGAGCGGCGTGACGCTAACGGCCAACATGTTCTGTGCCGGATACATCGAAGGCCGTGAGGACTCGTGTAAGGGCGACAGCGGCGGTCCGTTAGTGACGCAGTACGGAAACACCAGCTTCCTGTTGGGCGTGGTCAGCTGGGGAAGAGGCTGCGCCCAGCCGGGAAACTACGGCATCTACACCCGTGTGTCAAACTACCTGCCGTGGatccaccaacacacacacatacacacacaccaacaccacAACGACACTACACACAACCACACAGCGGAGTcagcaaaaaacaacacaagcatctaa